aaattgcgaACATTTtaacgttaccgcaagcttgtagtaacattgcaaaaatcttttattacttCTATATAATATTACCATGTTTCAATGTAAAGTTTATGCAGTGTTTCTTTAATCTCTTAGTGCTGATTATTATTCTAAccttcactttttataacaaatgctatactaataattaatattattaaaatatggattttttttcctaaacttttccctttttttctttcttctcttcatcttcatttttttccgtatttaaaaactcttcttccttttcctttaattttttttttttttttatccaacgttttatattatctatccatctattacatgtaatttttccTGAAAGAAagaacagaaaataatattttattaaataaatttttatttttatatcaaaattttaaaatattacacctAATTCatcagttattaaaaatatatattattttcttttgtgtgCATTTACTCTCCtattttctttcactttttatttgaaactttttcttttctttttttaacattttttttttttcatataaccttttttatataaataaattttcaacttaggtaaaaagttaataaattaaagttcatgtattacaaaaataactagttaaagttataaattaaatcatttaaaattaactgtaaattacgttaaaagttattaactttattatttaactttaaattttttaaatattcaactttgcaaatgagttacgagaGTTCCTAATGCAGTGCGATGCAAGagtcctaaaagtcattgcggTAATAGTTTCTCACAGCGAGAGACACTCCGCTGTCTCCGCTCGCCTaaagcgcgcgtgcacgccgGTTAATGCCtccccactcgggtcgttgaccgcacacCGGTTCCGTCAGACAAGCGCACGTGCGCgtcgtctgggccgcctccccactctcccttagccgaggagagtggggaggcagGCCAGACGACACGCACGTGCGCTCGCTGATGAGACCGtctgcggtcaacgacccgagtggggctTTAACGTAGACGGCGTGGACGCACGCTTTGGGTTCTTGAATAAACGAAGTCTCTCTCGTGGCGCGAAACTATTGCaacaacttttaaaaaaattttgcaccaCACCGCGTTACAAACTCTCGTAATTCATTCGAAGGgctgggtaattaaaaaatagatagatataaaacgttggatattaaaaaaaaaaagaaaaaaataatgaaaaatgaaaggaggaggaagaaaagagtttttaaatacggaaaaaaaatgaagatgaagagaagagaagaaaaagaagggaaagagtttaaaatttaaaaaatccatattttaataatattaatcattaatatagcatttgttataaaaagtgaaggTTAGAATCATAAGAaacattgaaagattaaagaaacattgcataaactttacattgaaacattttcaaatagCACAGAACGTTCCATCGATATCCATGAACGTTCTATGAACATCCAAATACCCATAGAACATTTATAGACATCCATAGAACGTTCTATGCTATTTGGgattgtaatattatagaaGTTCTAAAagttctgcaatgttactacaagcttacGATAACGTTGAAATATCTGCAATTTTGgtggaagaaacgaaacgcaacgaCAGTAATTTTCacagtaattttcacttttgcCAACTGCATTAGTTTTACTAGTAACAACCAAACCCCTTTTTGGAACAGACTATATACTGATGCAAAACAATTATGGTTTCTGTTATTTTAAACTTTGCTGCTTATTTTGGAATAAACTTTCATTTAATTGTGTTCATGTAATATGCCATTAACCATTTTAAAGAGCGAAATTTGCTCTACTGATTTATGGCTAATGGTTTGTTTTAACTGTTTATTTTCTTGTTTACTTTAAGCGCCACATTAAAGATGGAAAAAACAAATCCGAGCGATTTTATTGTATGAGTTCAAAATGGGACACAAAGCAACGGAAACTGCTCGCAATATCAGCAAAGCAATTTCGCCAAGAAATCGTCAACGAACGTACAGCTCAACcattggtttaaaaaatttcgtGACAGACGTctcttttttctatctttaatttCAGCCTAAAATATACAAGAATAAACAGCGAAAACAGATTGTTGACGTAAGTCAGCAAAGCAAATTAATTTCGCGTAATTTAAAATGGTATATTATATGAACATAGTTAAATGAAAGTCTATCGTAAAATAAGCTGATGCTGATATTGTTGATTTATTAGgtgcaaaagtaaaatttttgttattttgaactttgataaatttaaaataacaaaaacctCAATTATTTTTACACCAACCTAATAGATCAGGTGACTCACATGAAACCTAACTTTACTTTGAcctttacaaaattatactgTATAACTTATTGATCTGTCGGCTATGTGTGAACATTacgattatttgttaaaatgattattttgacCGATGGACGCGAGCTTTTATTTTCATGTTCAGGAATGAAAGAAGCCCGGCGCGGTCGTGTCGTGTAAGGTGAATTTTTCCGAATGCTGTAATATCTCCGATTCGACGACGTCGCGCACATCGGCAGCCgctattgaatttattattatgcatttatgtagattgaaattaatattaggGGTCCGCGTGAGCGAGCGAATCCGCGCGgctggcgacggcggcggcggcggcggcaccgCCGTTGCGATTTCGAACGGTGATTCCGCGGAAATCCCGCGATTGAATTCGAGATCATGATTAGTTTCTCAGCTTACTTTTCTCCACGCCTTCTCCGCGTTTTACAGCAGTCCGACGAAAGTTTCAAACTGGAGTGCTCCCTTATCGTTCCTCCTCGATCGatttacatttgtttaataaaGTAACGCGGTCACTTCCCCGCTCGCCGACGCGGACGGGACCGTTCTCCCCGTTCTTACGCTTATTATATTAATTCGGAAGAGAGTCgctgttaaattaaatttcaaatccCAGGCGCGGAACGTTCTTTTATTGGGCGGATAAAAGCGGCGCGTTCGCGATTCGTTTTCGAGGCGAAAACGCTCGCCGCTATTACGGAAATTGGCGCGCGGCGTGACTCGCGCTAATCGCGACGGCAAAAAGTCCACTTTTATTAAACTCGAATCGCCATAATTCAGCCGCGTGCGAGACTCGCGGTGCAATCGCTGCCGATATACCCGTAAACGCGCGGGATCGAGAGCATATATAATGTCGTTATATATCTCATCGCGTCGTATAAATCTTTGTTGCCGCGCAACAATTCTTCATGCATTTTCGCGGGTGCACGAGGTGCGCCGGTATCGAAAATAAGATGAGGTCTGTAATTCCTATTCTTCTCCAATCGAATGAAATAAGATTGACTTATTGTCTTGAAACAATATGGTATTAAAagtgaattttaaattaaatattcttacatttaaaataaaaatttgctcgaTGTTAGAGCGCTCTCTCGTAAGAAAGATTTGAATGCGATGCATCGTAATTAATGCATCCGCAGAAGATTCTTTGCCTACATATAAAGCGAGTCTTTCACGaggtatttttaatatctatgaAGCGAACTTCCTtcatgatattttattagaaaaagaattcttcaaattttcttcagatcaatttattgttaaaatcaaAAACATTATAAGAATACTCGCCACGTATTCGCCAAATATTTTCACTGTCTAATCCAAtctgtttgaaaaaaaataatgggACAGCAGCTCAAGATTATCTTTTTACTTtagatttcagaatttttccatttaagagtaaatattctttcaataataattgattgttcgtatatcaatctttttttttataatatatagaagaGTAATAGCATATTGAATCCAGAAATCTTTTCTATGCAGATACGAAATCCGCAAAATAGAGGCGACGAAATAAACGGCGCGCGATTTACGGTTGCACGTGAATCGTGCACTTCGATTAAATCACGTCTCGCTCTCGCTGCGACATTATTCTTCCCgcgtaataatacaataataatatgcgAGCAAACGTTGTGTTTTAATGAGAAACGAAACGTTTTTCCTCGGCCTTGTCAATCGACGTAGGTAGACGTCAAAAATCGAGCGGCGTTTCGCGCAAATCTCGCTCGTGTAAGAATATCGGAGGAGATATATTGAAGGATCAATTTTATTGAGATTTTCCGTGAGATATCGGCAAGCGTTGTTCGTATCTGCCGTAGCCTGATCTGCCGGATGATAAGCTCGTGGAGGAACATTGTGAAAAATTTAGGAATATGACACGTATTACAGATATTCTTTTTCGtaacttattctttattcctctcgtttctttctttatttattctcgATCAAGGTAGCACTCTCATTTTCTCGCGTATTTTCTGAAAATGCACGAAATGTAGAACatatagttataatttatatttatataatttgtacgTATAATGTATGatttgcatattttttgttaaaatatagaagggtattatatataatagaattaatcGCGTATTATACATAATGGAATTATCCCAAGCTATATCCaattgaaaatttcattttctctctcgtcggaatttatacatttaaaaatgaagACTCCTCTTCCATAGCTTTTCATCAATTTTGCAGCACATAATCTCGAGCGAAGACAGTTCATGGAAACGTAAAAGTTCCCCGACTGTTTCGCGCGTCGTATCATAACGCGGAAGGCGCTCATTTTATTCCCTCTTCGTTCTTGTCGACGCCGTAAAACCGTCTGAAGCTTTCGTAAAGATCGTTATTCAATTTCACGCGTTTCCGCGGCTTCCGCTGGCCAGTTCTGTACCTGCTTAATTCCCGCATGCGATAAGCCGGCGCGACGATGCTGGTGGCAGCCGGTGCCTTCGTCGGGAACGTCACGTATCGCCAGAATTCGTTCGTCGGAGGCGTTATCCTGAGAACGGTGCGATTGTCGATCTCGTTGCCCTTTCGCGTCGCGCGCTCGCTGTGCCTCGCCTTATCCTTCGCTATCTCGAACACCTTGCCGTCCGGTTGGCGTCGCACGATGTCCTTCAAAGACTGTTTCAGGCAATTACCGAGTACCTTCAGCGCGGCTTTCCTCGCGTTGCCAGGATAATACATGGTCGCCGCGCCAAGATCGATCGACGACGTAACGTTCGGACGTGTCGCATCGGCTGAGACGACAGTGGTTGTTCCACTGGGACTCGAGGCGTTCTTCTTCATCGTTTCGATTACCGTCGCGTTCAATTTCATCCTCGGGCAGTCACCGTCAGTCGCCAATCGCGTTACATCGTTCGGTAACGAATCCGTACACGAACAATGATGATTCGCATTGTCACTCGAGATTTCGACACCCAGGGAATTATTGCTGCTCGGGCAATGCGATTGGCTCATCTCATTCGCAGCCGACATATTTGTCGTTGCTTCTGTCACCAGAGATTTCCTAAAGTAAAATCATCAAAAACAGTGTCAGTTTTCGTCTCATTATATTTCGCGGAGttctgacaaaaaaaaatataattttccctCAAAAATACATAAACGCGTTTATAATTTATCGCAACATTTGAAATGAGATAAGAGCCGAGAAAACTCTGTCGGTTGAACTTTTTTAAGGATTAAAGTAAAGAGGACGGTTGATAAAATTGGATAAGATTGAAATGCTTTTGCATATACCTACACATGGAAAGAACGGATTTGCTGAAGTAAAAATTTTGCTggatataaatttgaaaataattctgttagaccgtcaaaataattatgtgtgcTCGAGCATGACGATAATGCtgcataatataatatgttaacaTTCTAGCATTTCCAGCTTGAGCagtctgcataattattttagggcttcaacaaaattattttccgtttctgcacacagaaaaatatcactTCCATTGTTAGAAAAGAGATTATTCAGtttactttttctcttttatcaaatagagaatatcttaaatattttctcgattatcttaaaatatactcgCACAAATTTCAGAAAACTCATTAGCATGTCTAGAGAAGAATTTATACTCAAGAGAAGAATTTATACTTCTTCGAAAATATTACGAAGTTTTAtcgaagaaaaatcaaaataaacaaatcgaatttttactttaactaatattgaagtattaaattactacgATTCTCAgaatgtttttgaaataaatttgatgcttatgatAAAGTAAGCAATAGtttacttaattcaagtaatttacagtatatatttttctgtttggACGCAAAAGTGccaagtaaatattacttgtttcataTGAATCATTAGTATATTTTgagattattaagaaaatataaatcacttaaaaagaaaaaaattaaaattgaataatcattttttcttagcattaaaatgatattttcttggatgcagctaaatttttagagatttcaGCAAAACTCTTCTTTCCATGAATGCGTCGTAAAACTTGCGTAAATTTCAAGCGGCCGTAACggtagcgattcgataaattcaTCATCCAGGACTTCGCTTCTTGCGTTTCTCTTAGCTTAAATCCCAACTTAAATAGACGCGAAACGTGTACTGGACTAAAGTTCGAGCGAGTTTGATTACAAGGGAACGTGTCTCCAACTGCACTTACCTTCGGCAAATAAGCTACTGCTGAATTGTTAAAGCTCATTTTCAAAGAATCATGCGATTCGCGCACTTAGAGTTTTCGCAAGGAACTCCCGTCACGTTCtgcaaatcaaatatttagcgTACGTACGCGCTATTTTAATACGTCGCCGAGACACGTAATCGCTCGTAACAAGACTGAAGACAGGAGAATAATTGCTCGAACTAACTCTTCGATTATATCAAAAAGATCTCGTaagataataattaacaaaacgaagatgtaattaataaaattgcctCTCGAGCAATCGGACTTTATTTTTCTCGCTATCGAAAAGATTTAGAAGATGAAAGGAATTCTTTTCGCTTCGCTTACTTTGCGATCTCCGTCTCAGTATCCGTAACGTCAATACGTTCCTCCATTTGATAGTAAGCAATTATCAAAATCCGCATTAGCCGAAGAAGTTTAAGCTTGACGATCGATCGGTCAGGTTGAGCTTCTCGAAGCAACAACAATCTGGCCCAGTCCGACTTCAGCGTACCGAAGGGTAGGACGGAGATTGGACACTTAAATCCGGCAGTCATCATTTTCACGGTAGGCACGTCCGTGAGATTTAATCCGGACAAATGATTCTCGATCTCGTCGACGTCGAACCTGACCAGTTCCAAACAACGATCTGGAATATTACTCGCGCATTCCGctgcaaagagagaaaaaagtacATGTAGAACTCGTTTCTTCAAATCTTCATGAAGTGAGAAAcatacttcttttttttagaaagaattatgaaaaatgtgataaacacaataatctcatttttttaaatacgaaaaTGATTCCTCCGATCGCATTAAATTCGCCATGAACCCAAAAATAATCACCTAGTGACTTTTCACGTAAACGATTATctgtcttataatttatttgagaacatcatgtatataaatgtttgctcagtattttcttgaaaaagtaaagaaactTGAAAGAAATAGGTACAGCTTCTCGATCAGTAATTACTCTGAGCTTCATTTTTTCGCTGTTgggatgtaaaaaaatatcccAAAGGACTACTCCCGGATTAAATTTTCTCCACGGAGCATCGATGATGTTTAACCTTCTACGgttcgaattattttttatgactgAATAAAGTTCAAGTATCCTCAATTTAATCTAAGgccaactttaaataatttagaattcgaaatagtattttattttaaattttgtgttctgGAATCGAAAATTCGAAATATATTTAGTGTGCACGTCCCAAATTGGCATATATGACATAGACATATCTAAAAACGTCTTAATCTTTAAAATGCATTATGTCCCAGATTTTGAACATATTTAAACATCGTCCGAGATGTgtcaaatacatattaaaataaagacaaaaatacATAACGTgtcaaattataaatagaaacgTATCAGATTTCAAAATAGAAATCTACCTATGGATTTAAAGCGCCAGGTATAATAGAAAACAAAGTATTTTTActacttacaaaaatttatagaaactccaaaaatgtagtttaatcatcttggtaataaatttaattaataatgatcgAATGCTTAAGGAACGCAAACGAAGACCAAAGAAAAATCGAGTTCAAATTAAGGATGTACAAGTGTCATTAAAGAACAGCGTTCGTCGAttcgtttgtaaaaaaaaaagaagaaaacgtaaaataatattagcaaCTTACCGTTGAGAATTATCGCCGCGCAAAGAAGAAATGAGAGATAAGATGACGCTTCCCGCGACATTTCGTTTCTCGAACTGTTCGCGAGGACGAGCAACAAATATGCACGCACCTCGTTTCGTTAGGATCGGCACATTTTCACAAACGCGACGCCGGCGATACTCGCGGTACGATAGCACCGCGCACGTGAAATACAAATCGCCGCGCGATTCTCTCTTGTAAAGTGAGAACCCGCATCCGATCCCTCCGCTCCGGCATCGCCGCGATAACACCCGTCCGGGAATGCAGGAAAGTATTTTTCGACCGTCGTTACAAGTCAGTTCTTATTCAAGAACTTCCTTTACCAATGAATGAAATGAAATGGTTGAATCACGCGCGCTGCAACACTAACAGCATTAAATGTGCATTCCTTGCTGAAAATTGATTACGAGAATTTCTTCGAAACTCTGAATACTGAATGCGCTGTAAATTTAGCGTGTAATGGCGTCCGGAGTTAAAATATCATATTGAAACGCAATCCGGTGTCAAATGAAGcgtaaaacattttatagcTTCATTTGTGAGAGAACAGAGAAGGATTaactaaattttcaattttattgttttgaaaGCTGTCGATTGCCAGGTATCTGAAAAAAAATCAGGGATTTCTGTCACGTAATCAAATGTGCGAACAATCGTATTTTTAAGTAGctatacgaaaaaaaaatacgtcatTTGTTAATATTCTATATATGAACGATTGAGGGAACAATAAACGAAGACATTATTACCGAGGTAGTTCCATACAGCGTGTCGTTTGTTGATTTATTTTCTGCATCTCGTTGTAGATATCATCATTAACATACActcttctgtctctctctctttctctctctttctcgtacGAACTACTCTAATTATTCGCGTTATGAAATTTCGCGACGCATCACTTGCAATTGCGTTGCATCGACAACGTTGACGCTACTATTATACTCTTCGgccttattttttatagatacacatcgatctctttctctctttctctatcatTCTCACACTTTCATTCTCTCTCAGTATgcgtacatataaaaattatgaatctaCCGCGTCATAATTACAAAGTAACtacgtacatatttataattatcgtagAAGCGGTATCTCTCTTCATTGCAGACGTGAATCACATCGACGGACTTGAGACAGAAAAAAAAGCGATGACTCGTAAGACAACGAAGAAACTAAAAGAGCTCAtcaattttgtacaatttttatattacaataaagaatCCGAAGAGCGACGCGATCGTCCGAATTCGCACTTACAAATAGTCtttacgaataaaaaaaatctcaaaatcgCAGCACGTGtgacatacatatacatatattgtatatatcgtatatatatgtttaaaacatatatacagtgaaaaaaaatttgtgattaagtaaatatatttatattatatttaatagtatCATTTTCtgtatctaaataaatattagcaagcaataatttcaaacataaagatGAGAAAGCCAAGATTGATCTACAATGAATCTTAgtgcctaataatttttatgtgaatttttccaatctcactgtaaaataatatttctttagaaaCTTACGAATTTCTTCTAAAGTCgagaaaatgatacaaaaatatatttacttgataaaaaatattttttcagcgTATTACATAAACTATTTATAATACACTCTCGGAGTAGACGCGTTCACGTATATCGCAAAATCGAAAAGGGCAAGATCTCTACCGCCGAAGGAACTCACTTATCCACAGAATATCAGCACTACACAATCGTCATACCCTCGTCCTGACGTCGGGAAAGAAGAGTCACGTCACATCACATTTTTATCTCGAGAAAGGATCTTCGCCGTCTCGAGAGAGTAGACCTTCCACGCAACAATAAATTACAACGTAACCTTAACCATTCTCTATATAATACGAGATCTCAATGAAATAACGAATCATCGTCCGGCAGGTCGCGCGTGTCCAAAACGGGCCTGGCGAAGGCCTTTCGAAGCCAGTCCGTGTACGGAAATAAAGCGTGAATTTCTGTAAAAGCACTCCCTTCATAGCGAAAAACGAAAGCCTAATCGTCCATGTAGCGTCGTAGCGTCtcataatgtaaattttattcttctcgATAATTCCCCATCGCTGCGTCCGCTCTCCTTTCGTTTCCGCAATAAATATCTCCCGTTTCCGTAATCCGCGAAACTCGATCCTGTTACACAGCGTATCGCGTATTTTCGTTTGACGACCTATTCTTTCCCCTCGTTTAAATCTATCGTTTTACATACTACTCCTAAAATGTTTGTTGACAGAGATATACTCGCACGGCTTAACTATTTGAATGTGCCTACGTTTGTATGTTTGCTTGCTTGCAACCCTGAGACTACGATTCTACCGCCATGGCGAATCGGTGTGATtacatatgtacaaaaaaaaaaatgctcgaCAAAGTATGAAACTTTATAATCCGGGCAGCGCACACAAAAATACCTGACGCTTTATGCTTTCTTCTCTCccattctctttttcttttttaatctctCTTCGATGAGGCAACGCacacacaaaaatatttgccCTTGTACATCCTTAAAAACTTTCGGTACGATTGGAGGGCCTTGAGGAGAGAAGGGTAACTTTGCGACGTCAAAATAGGAGTTGTACAATTGTTAAGTAATCGATCGTAAATTGCGGAGAAAGTGAGCGTGATCGTGGTTCAGAATTTAGAGCGAAGAATGGAAGGAAGAAGAAGTCGGGACAAAATCGGTGGCGTGGTGCTCGAAAAAAAAACGTCTCGCGAAAATTGTCCTAATTTGTCTCTCAAGTGGAGGGAATTGGGACGAGATATGGAAACTGTAATGGACGTATCTGTGGATcgacggattttttttttttttttttttttaaaccaccGCGGTTCCCTCGACACGCGCGTTCGATAACAAAGGAATAGGTGGGAAACGAGAAAACGTTAATTCTACGGATTGATTCCAGATCCGATAGTGGAATCTGTAATGCGCGAATCAGTAACGCGAATATCACAGTTAAACGGGAAAGCTCGTTGACCTCGACGAAAACGAAGACAAAGAAAAACGTCGGTACATCGCGTTACACAGAAAATGTCAATGGGGGGATGGGGGGCGGGgggatatttttgttttaatcttaATGAGCTCGGAATTTGTTGACATAACACGGCGAAACACAAactactttcaaaataaaacttcagaaatttttgtaatttttttaatgaaaactttcAATCTATGCGCATTGCTCATTAGC
The Solenopsis invicta isolate M01_SB chromosome 16, UNIL_Sinv_3.0, whole genome shotgun sequence genome window above contains:
- the LOC105203654 gene encoding uncharacterized protein LOC105203654, which encodes MSREASSYLSFLLCAAIILNAECASNIPDRCLELVRFDVDEIENHLSGLNLTDVPTVKMMTAGFKCPISVLPFGTLKSDWARLLLLREAQPDRSIVKLKLLRLMRILIIAYYQMEERIDVTDTETEIAKKSLVTEATTNMSAANEMSQSHCPSSNNSLGVEISSDNANHHCSCTDSLPNDVTRLATDGDCPRMKLNATVIETMKKNASSPSGTTTVVSADATRPNVTSSIDLGAATMYYPGNARKAALKVLGNCLKQSLKDIVRRQPDGKVFEIAKDKARHSERATRKGNEIDNRTVLRITPPTNEFWRYVTFPTKAPAATSIVAPAYRMRELSRYRTGQRKPRKRVKLNNDLYESFRRFYGVDKNEEGIK